One genomic segment of Penaeus monodon isolate SGIC_2016 chromosome 31, NSTDA_Pmon_1, whole genome shotgun sequence includes these proteins:
- the LOC119593193 gene encoding uncharacterized protein LOC119593193 (The sequence of the model RefSeq protein was modified relative to this genomic sequence to represent the inferred CDS: added 14 bases not found in genome assembly), whose translation MRVWSLLCFFLTVTTSTANNIALFWNLYDAVISGGRILHDVADGVGAVSKAIRAIDSFLDSTAEAQVAEALAKGEPEATADKKDAPADPPETTPEAEATPAADSAPVPSFNGCGALGFHIRDESLPVARLTECCGTHDSCYSASCRANKRDCDGKLRSCLFSVCDDRSMERGQQKACRGAAKLLFSGTMALSFQQYNNAQEKLTCKNVSRDTRKPQKGSRRR comes from the exons ATGCGCGTTTGGTccctcctctgtttttttctgacGGTGACGACTTCTACGGCCAATAATATCGCGTTATTTTGGAATCTGTACGATGCAGTCATCTCCGGAGGCCGGATTCTTCATGATGTTGCCGACGGCGTCGGAGCCGTCTCCAAGGCCATCAGGGCCATCGACAGCTTCCTAGACTCCACGGCCGAAGCGCAG GTGGCGGAGGCATTAGCGAAGGGCGAACCCGAAGCAA GATGCCCCTGCTGATCCCCCTGAGACCACCCCTGAAGCTGAGGCTACACCCGCAGCCGACAGCGCCCCCGTGCCGAGCTTCAACGGCTGCGGCGCTCTCGGCTTCCACATTCGGGACGAATCTTTGCCCGTGGCCCGGTTGACGGAGTGCTGCGGGACCCACGACTCCTGTTACAGCGCCTCCTGCAGAGCCAACAAGCGCGACTGCGACGGAAAGCTACGCTCATGCCTGTTCTCCGTGTGCGACGACCGCAGCATGGAGCGCGGGCAGCAGAAGGCGTGCAGAGGCGCCGCGAAACTGCTCTTCTCCGGCACGATGGCGCTGTCCTTCCAGCAGTACAATAACGCACAAGAGAAACTCACTTGCAAGAATGTCTCACGAGATACGAG AAAGCCTCAGAAGGGGAGCAGGAGGCGGTGA
- the LOC119593192 gene encoding high-affinity lysophosphatidic acid receptor-like, whose translation MVWPEAASPSVGLGNSSSNDNWGESVAAGERAFLGFVGVVMALVGGIGNGIVVVLVCRSAAMRSAINLLLAAMALSDTVILLLLLPLDLITLAGGGWLFPSPICSTHAFLLNAMQIQGVAALSVICVDRYIIIVHQQEVLTPCITCCIIAVSWVVSLAVSLPPFFGVGIYTSLPLPPGLTHCEWRPREARPSGDLVFASFTFLVIYLLPVLVMSFSFAGILLKIRQNSAKIHSSDSRRDSSYAGVIPAAQGDAVSPTSARRPLVTVDLRYKTQTLTTVIVLSVVFFLWRSPLHLSQLAHAFSSHLDVSYKVYPWFLWCAYVPPAVNPVIYTARIKKFRNAVVDIFPCLLSLLPCTSSALRRLSNPGTIYMIHHPRREST comes from the coding sequence ATGGTTTGGCCCGAAGCTGCTTCGCCGAGCGTCGGACTCGGCAACAGTTCTAGCAATGACAACTGGGGGGAGAGCGTagccgcgggcgagcgggcgtTCCTGGGATTCGTGGGCGTGGTGATGGCTCTAGTGGGCGGCATTGGAAACGGAATTGTAGTGGTTCTCGTTTGCAGATCAGCTGCCATGAGATCTGCCATCAACCTCCTGCTGGCCGCCATGGCGCTGTCCGACACCGTCATCCTTCTGCTGCTACTCCCCCTGGACCTCATCACCTTGGCTGGAGGCGGGtggctcttcccctctcccatctgcAGCACCCACGCCTTTCTGCTGAACGCCATGCAGATTCAGGGCGTGGCGGCGCTCTCCGTCATCTGCGTGGACCGCTACATCATCATCGTCCACCAGCAGGAGGTTCTTACCCCCTGCATCACGTGCTGCATCATTGCAGTTTCCTGGGTGGTGAGTCTGGCCGTGTCCTTGCCGCCCTTCTTCGGCGTGGGCATCTACAcgtccttgcccctcccccccggaCTGACCCACTGCGAGTGGCGGCCGAGGGAGGCGCGTCCTTCCGGCGACCTGGTCTTcgcctccttcaccttcctcgtCATCTACCTTCTACCGGTGCTCGTCATGAGTTTCAGCTTCGCGGGGATCCTCTTGAAAATCCGCCAGAACTCCGCCAAGATTCACTCGAGCGACAGCCGTAGAGACTCGTCCTACGCCGGTGTGATTCCTGCAGCGCAGGGGGACGCGGTCAGCCCCACCTCCGCACGCCGGCCCCTCGTGACCGTTGACCTGCGATACAAGACTCAGACGCTCACGACAGTCATAGTCCTCTCCGTCGTGTTCTTCCTCTGGCGGTCGCCGCTGCACCTGTCTCAACTCGCGCACGCCTTCTCCAGCCATCTCGACGTGAGCTACAAGGTGTATCCGTGGTTCCTGTGGTGCGCCTACGTCCCGCCAGCTGTTAACCCGGTCATATACACCGCCAGAATCAAGAAGTTCCGAAACGCCGTGGTGGACATCTTCCCCTGCCTCCTGAGCCTCCTACCCTGCACCTCCTCGGCCCTCCGACGTCTTAGCAACCCCGGCACCATCTACATGATCCACCATCCGAGGAGAGAGTCTACATAA